A genomic stretch from Podospora pseudoanserina strain CBS 124.78 chromosome 3, whole genome shotgun sequence includes:
- a CDS encoding hypothetical protein (EggNog:ENOG503NZIZ; COG:J), with amino-acid sequence MSSKKRKVLDDLEQPGRKSQAAPASQQSLNVAASDDAHFRHLYDRELDFKQLAEKDVDFAAVLQENGHLDFTEPKAVMQLTKTLLSLDFNLKLELPDDRLCPPVPNRHNYILWLKELVDTSSYEPPGRPACGLDIGTGASCIYPLLGTTQRPSWRFVATDIDEKSLQYARENVALNHLEDRIIVLGRQPEDTLIPLRGRENEKVIHIDFTMMNPPFYESEDDMLSSAQSKVRPPHSACTGAPVEMVCEGGEIAHISRMLEESLVLKEEVQWYTSMLGKASSVETLVDKLKANGIDNYAITEFIQGNKTRRWALGWSFGPMRPAEHVARVKTSGWKKVSPPVLAIEVLSLHPGRSIDHAITRINEVMRSLELLSWNWDTDARKGTGRTRENVWSRASRRKKMRDQSTSFSVLSSAAPGSDPVQCRLGFDVAVEMGVPTTTVTVHWREGHDAVMFESLGGFLQGKLKDLR; translated from the exons ATGTCGAGCAAAAAGAGGAAGGTACTGGATGATCTGGAACAACCCGGTCGCAAGTCCCAAGCAGCTCCTGCATCTCAACAGTCCCTCAACGTAGCGGCTTCAGATGATGCTCACTTTCGGCACCTGTATGATCGTGAGCTCGACTTCAAACAACTCGCCGAGAAAGATGTAGACTTTGCTGCTGT ACTCCAAGAAAATGGCCATCTCGATTTCACCGAGCCAAAAGCGGTCATGCAGCTCACCAAGACGCTGCTGTCACTCGACTTCAACCTGAAGCTGGAGCTGCCCGATGACAGACTGTGCCCTCCA GTGCCAAATCGACACAACTACATTTTATGGCTTAAGGAATTGGTAGACACCTCGTCGTACGAGCCACCAGGCCGACCAGCCTGCGGGCTCGACATTGGAACAGGAGCAAGCTGTATCTACCCCTTGCTGGGGACGACCCAGCGCCCATCGTGGCGTTTTGTTGCAACCG ACATTGATGAGAAGTCTTTGCAATATGCAAGGGAAAATGTCGCGTTGAACCATCTTGAAGACCGAATTATAGTGTTGGGGCGCCAACCAGAAGACACCCTGATTCCTCTCCGTGGCAGAGAAAACGAGAAGGTCATCCACATCGATTTCACCATGATGAACCCTCCTTTTTACGAGTCTGAGGACGATATGCTCTCTTCGGCGCAAAGTAAAGTACGTCCGCCACATTCGGCTTGTACTGGCGCACCTGTCGAGATGGTTTGTGAGGGTGGCGAAATTGCTCACATCAGTCGGATGTTAGAAGAGTCTCTGGTACTGAAAGAGGAGGTTCAGTGGTACACCTCCATGCTAGGCAAGGCTAGCAGTGTCGAGACTTTGGttgacaagctcaaggccaaTGGGATAGACAACTACGCCATCACCGAGTTCATACAAGGGAACAAGACCAGACGATGGGCGCTTGGGTGGAGTTTCGGGCCGATGAGACCAGCAGAACATGTTGCCAGGGTGAAGACCAGCGGCTGGAAGAAAGTCTCGCCGCCAGTTTTGGCAATTGAGGTTTTGAGTCTGCATCCGGGGAGATCAATTGACCACGCCATCACGAGGATTAACGAGGTTATGCGGTCATTGGAGCTACTGTCGTGGAACTGGGACACAGACGCCAGAAAGGGAACAGGGAGGACAAGAGAAAATGTTTGGAGCCGGGCATCGAGGCGGAAGAAAATGCGAGACCAATCCACAAGCTTCTCCGTGTTGAGTTCAGCCGCGCCGGGATCTGATCCAGTGCAATGCCGGCTTGGGTTTGACGTTGCCGTTGAGATGGGCGTCCCCACGACAACAGTAACAGTGCATTGGCGGGAAGGACATGACGCCGTTATGTTTGAGAGCTTAGGGGGCTTTTTGCAGGGAAAATTGAAAGATTTGAGATAG